One segment of Haloplanus natans DSM 17983 DNA contains the following:
- a CDS encoding cupin domain-containing protein — protein sequence MPERTTLADLTDRPHAEVFETPRPRTVRLSLDADERIPRHTHEDSNVVFHLLSGRLELTLDDETHTLDAGELIRFSGDRAVSPYAVEPSTAVVVFA from the coding sequence ATGCCCGAGCGCACGACCCTCGCCGACCTGACTGATCGCCCCCACGCCGAAGTGTTCGAGACGCCGCGCCCGCGCACGGTTCGGCTGTCTCTCGACGCCGACGAGCGCATCCCCCGACACACGCACGAGGACTCGAACGTCGTCTTCCACCTGCTGTCGGGACGGCTGGAACTGACACTCGACGACGAGACGCACACGCTCGATGCGGGGGAGCTGATCCGCTTCAGCGGCGACCGAGCGGTGTCGCCGTACGCCGTCGAGCCCAGCACGGCCGTCGTCGTCTTCGCGTGA
- a CDS encoding GNAT family N-acetyltransferase: MDLTLRPARVEDHDDVVAFTRDTWPERELEDYLPRTFRAWAESDDDAKRTLVADDGDAVGVIQGVHLTDREAWVQALRVHPDYRDRGLARRLTNAILSWARERGAVVCRNLVFSWNVASLGLARSLGFDPATEVRWARIDADAAADPALEVCADPDAGWTFWSDSAARDHLRGLTTHPSEAWTLSELRPADLERAAEADGLFVVQGDGTRGLAIRNRAFEADDDRWTEYAVGAWADLDAARAVVDAVARDAARLNAGRARLLLPETPRFVTDAAAARADVSGDPDFVLAADLTDPGVGAGR, translated from the coding sequence GTGGACCTGACCCTCCGGCCGGCCCGCGTCGAGGACCACGACGACGTCGTCGCCTTTACTCGCGATACGTGGCCCGAGCGGGAGTTGGAGGACTACTTGCCCCGAACCTTCCGGGCGTGGGCCGAGAGCGACGACGACGCGAAGCGGACGCTCGTCGCCGACGACGGGGACGCGGTCGGCGTGATCCAGGGCGTTCACCTCACGGATCGTGAGGCGTGGGTGCAGGCGCTTCGCGTCCACCCCGACTACCGGGACCGGGGGCTCGCCCGACGGCTCACGAACGCGATCCTGTCGTGGGCGCGCGAGCGCGGCGCGGTCGTCTGTCGCAACCTCGTCTTCTCGTGGAACGTCGCCAGCCTGGGCCTCGCGCGGAGCCTCGGCTTCGACCCTGCCACGGAGGTCCGGTGGGCGCGGATCGACGCCGACGCGGCCGCCGACCCCGCGCTCGAGGTGTGCGCCGATCCCGACGCCGGGTGGACGTTCTGGAGCGATTCGGCGGCCCGTGACCACCTGCGCGGACTGACGACCCACCCCTCGGAGGCGTGGACGCTCTCGGAACTGCGGCCCGCCGACCTGGAGCGGGCGGCCGAGGCGGACGGCCTGTTCGTCGTCCAGGGCGACGGCACGCGAGGGTTGGCGATCCGGAACCGTGCCTTCGAGGCCGACGACGACCGCTGGACGGAGTACGCGGTGGGCGCGTGGGCGGACCTCGACGCGGCGCGGGCGGTCGTCGACGCCGTCGCGCGCGACGCTGCCCGCCTGAACGCCGGCCGGGCGCGACTTCTGCTCCCCGAGACGCCGCGCTTCGTCACCGACGCCGCGGCGGCGCGGGCGGACGTGAGCGGCGACCCCGACTTCGTGCTCGCGGCGGATCTGACCGATCCGGGCGTGGGCGCGGGTCGATAA
- a CDS encoding ArsR family transcriptional regulator, with protein sequence MDSAVLLDLLGNENRRRILRLLARKPCYVTEISEYLGVSPKAVIDHLRRLEEAGLVESHTDDQRRKYFHISRNLRLEVSVSPYGFGTKSAYPASPSLDMNGRCRHVSLDAPGETDDDVADLATAFDQLQALENELSLAQRWVYGRITDVLDRLNDHLGVDADSRFHAEVLAAVATGSTTTAEIVEVVDAPADAVRGALNTLADRGLVSQRGDEWRVT encoded by the coding sequence ATGGACTCGGCGGTACTACTCGATCTCCTCGGCAACGAGAACCGCCGGCGGATCCTGCGATTACTCGCACGAAAACCCTGTTATGTCACCGAGATCAGCGAGTATCTCGGCGTGAGTCCGAAGGCGGTGATCGACCACCTCCGGAGACTCGAGGAGGCCGGACTGGTCGAGAGTCACACCGACGACCAGCGACGGAAGTATTTTCACATCTCACGGAACCTCCGGCTGGAAGTGAGCGTCTCGCCGTACGGGTTCGGCACGAAAAGCGCCTATCCGGCCAGCCCCAGCCTCGACATGAACGGGCGGTGTCGACACGTCTCGCTCGACGCGCCGGGCGAGACCGACGACGACGTGGCGGATCTCGCAACGGCGTTCGACCAGTTACAGGCGCTCGAAAACGAGTTGTCCCTGGCCCAGCGGTGGGTGTACGGCCGGATCACGGACGTACTGGACCGCCTGAACGACCATCTCGGTGTCGACGCCGACAGCCGGTTCCACGCCGAGGTGCTGGCGGCGGTGGCGACGGGGTCGACGACGACGGCCGAAATCGTCGAGGTCGTCGACGCCCCGGCCGACGCCGTCCGAGGGGCGCTGAACACGCTCGCGGACCGCGGGCTGGTGAGCCAGCGGGGTGACGAGTGGCGGGTTACGTGA
- the gatD gene encoding Glu-tRNA(Gln) amidotransferase subunit GatD translates to MNPGDRVRVERGGVANEGVLMPSTTADHLVVKLPGGYNVGIDRADATVDVLERDAHDVAGAGAGEGDSSTIEFDDDLPTVSLISTGGTIASTVDYRTGAVTAQFDAEDVLRAVPDLAGRANYRGRVVANILSENMTPAVWQDLAAAIYEEIEAGADGVVVMHGTDTMQYTASALSFMLDTPVPVVFTGSQRSADRPSSDNVMNAVCAVEAATADRAEVLLCMHGSSSDDACALHRATRVRKNHTSRRDAFETVGAKPIGEVEYESETVSFRRDGPERGETDLSIAPDLETSVELVKFTPGMNPAALDYLDDAAGVVIEGTGLGHVATDWIDRIEELVEGGTTVAMTSQCLEGRVCDRVYDTGRDLLDAGVVEAGDTLPETATAKLMWVLANRSAPAAAMGESLVGELQPRSVPWT, encoded by the coding sequence ATGAATCCAGGGGATCGCGTCCGCGTCGAACGCGGGGGCGTCGCAAACGAGGGCGTCCTCATGCCGTCGACGACGGCCGACCACCTCGTCGTGAAGCTACCGGGCGGGTACAACGTCGGGATCGACCGCGCGGACGCCACGGTCGACGTGCTCGAACGCGACGCCCACGACGTGGCGGGTGCGGGCGCCGGCGAGGGAGACTCGTCGACCATCGAGTTCGACGACGACCTGCCGACCGTCTCGCTCATCTCGACCGGCGGCACGATCGCCTCGACCGTCGACTACCGAACCGGCGCGGTGACCGCGCAGTTCGACGCCGAGGACGTGCTTCGCGCGGTGCCGGATCTCGCCGGCCGCGCCAACTACCGCGGCCGCGTCGTCGCCAACATCCTCTCCGAGAACATGACGCCCGCGGTGTGGCAGGACCTCGCCGCGGCCATCTACGAGGAGATAGAGGCCGGTGCGGACGGCGTCGTCGTCATGCACGGAACAGACACGATGCAGTATACGGCGTCAGCGCTGTCGTTCATGCTCGACACTCCGGTCCCGGTCGTGTTCACGGGGAGCCAGCGCTCCGCCGACCGCCCCTCCAGTGACAACGTGATGAACGCCGTCTGTGCCGTCGAGGCGGCGACGGCGGACCGGGCCGAGGTGCTTCTCTGTATGCACGGCTCGTCGAGCGACGACGCCTGCGCGCTCCACCGCGCGACGCGGGTCCGCAAGAACCACACCTCGCGCCGGGACGCTTTCGAGACGGTCGGCGCAAAGCCCATCGGCGAGGTGGAGTACGAGAGCGAAACGGTCAGCTTCCGCCGTGACGGCCCCGAACGCGGCGAAACCGACCTCAGTATCGCCCCCGACCTGGAGACGAGCGTCGAACTCGTGAAGTTCACGCCGGGCATGAACCCCGCCGCCCTCGATTACCTCGACGACGCCGCGGGCGTCGTCATCGAGGGGACCGGCCTGGGCCACGTCGCGACCGATTGGATCGACCGCATCGAGGAGTTGGTCGAGGGCGGAACGACCGTCGCCATGACGAGCCAGTGTCTCGAAGGCCGGGTGTGTGACCGAGTGTACGACACCGGCCGCGACCTGCTCGACGCCGGCGTCGTCGAGGCGGGCGACACCCTGCCCGAGACGGCGACGGCGAAGCTGATGTGGGTGCTGGCGAACCGTTCGGCCCCCGCGGCCGCGATGGGCGAGTCCCTCGTCGGCGAACTGCAGCCGCGGTCGGTGCCGTGGACCTGA
- a CDS encoding universal stress protein: MPSHVLVPFDGTSQSRAALTFATEEWPDASVTLLYVVDPVTAGFTQRALPGSSEAWYENARETARERFDEARELVGRPVETRIEVGSPARVIVDAAGEAAYDLVVLGSHGREGVSRVLLGSVAEAVVRRSPVPVTVVR; this comes from the coding sequence ATGCCATCACACGTCCTCGTTCCGTTCGACGGCACGTCGCAGTCGCGGGCTGCGCTCACCTTCGCCACCGAAGAGTGGCCGGACGCGTCGGTCACGCTGCTGTACGTCGTCGATCCGGTCACCGCCGGCTTCACCCAGCGAGCCCTCCCCGGAAGCTCCGAAGCGTGGTACGAGAACGCCCGCGAGACGGCGCGCGAGCGATTCGACGAGGCGCGGGAACTCGTCGGCCGCCCCGTCGAGACGCGCATCGAGGTGGGGAGCCCCGCCCGCGTCATCGTCGACGCCGCGGGCGAGGCGGCGTACGACCTCGTCGTCCTCGGAAGCCACGGCCGCGAGGGCGTCTCCCGCGTCCTGCTCGGAAGCGTCGCCGAGGCCGTCGTCCGACGGTCGCCGGTGCCGGTGACCGTCGTTCGGTAA
- a CDS encoding KaiC domain-containing protein yields MSEDDDWFERALRESESAESDDEETESATEKAESDDPSFEEDFASAIEDAPAPDGPAEGDSPFEEDFASAFENAPDIGDSTDEMDDGPLDGGEGPTADPFDSDAEFDSAIDRIDLGIEGLDDMILGGVPERSLISIIGSAGTGKTTFGLQFLEEALSNGERGVYLTLEESTERIYDTAEEKGWPFAEYAEEGRLAVVHLDPVEMANSLSSIRSELPELIKDFGADRLVLDSVSLLEMMYDRPSERRSEVYQFSKSLKEAGVTTLVTSEASSETPYGSRYGIIEYLADAVFVLQYVRASDFQETRLAVEIQKIRDANHSRETKPYEITNDGLSVYRQANIF; encoded by the coding sequence ATGAGCGAGGACGACGACTGGTTCGAGCGGGCACTCCGGGAGTCCGAATCGGCGGAATCGGACGACGAGGAGACGGAATCGGCTACGGAGAAGGCGGAGTCGGACGACCCATCGTTCGAGGAGGACTTCGCAAGCGCGATCGAAGACGCGCCGGCGCCCGACGGGCCGGCGGAGGGCGACTCGCCGTTCGAGGAGGACTTCGCGAGCGCGTTCGAGAACGCCCCGGATATCGGCGACTCGACGGACGAGATGGATGACGGTCCCCTCGACGGCGGTGAGGGGCCCACGGCCGACCCGTTCGACAGCGACGCCGAGTTCGATTCGGCGATCGACCGAATCGACCTCGGGATCGAGGGACTCGACGACATGATTCTCGGCGGCGTCCCGGAGCGCTCGCTCATCTCGATCATCGGCTCCGCGGGGACCGGGAAGACCACGTTCGGCCTCCAGTTCCTCGAAGAGGCGCTGTCGAACGGCGAGCGTGGCGTCTATCTGACACTCGAGGAGAGCACGGAGCGCATCTACGACACCGCCGAGGAGAAGGGGTGGCCGTTCGCGGAGTACGCCGAGGAGGGGCGACTTGCCGTCGTCCACCTCGACCCCGTCGAGATGGCGAACAGCCTCTCGAGCATCCGCAGCGAGTTGCCCGAACTGATCAAGGACTTCGGCGCCGACCGACTCGTCCTCGACTCCGTGTCGCTCCTGGAGATGATGTACGACCGGCCCTCGGAGCGCCGGAGCGAGGTGTATCAGTTCTCGAAATCGCTCAAGGAGGCGGGTGTGACGACACTCGTGACGAGCGAGGCCAGCAGCGAGACGCCATACGGCTCCCGGTACGGCATCATCGAGTATCTCGCGGACGCGGTGTTCGTCCTCCAGTACGTCCGGGCCTCCGACTTCCAGGAGACGCGACTGGCCGTCGAGATTCAGAAGATTCGCGACGCGAACCACTCCCGGGAGACCAAGCCCTACGAAATCACCAACGATGGGCTGAGCGTCTACCGGCAGGCGAACATCTTTTGA
- a CDS encoding nitroreductase family protein: MNFDDVIRTRRSVHQYSDADIDDDTLYDIFEDVRHAPSSFNLQPWEFLVVRGDDLERLQSVAYGQEHVTDAAAAVVVLGTLDPSDHAERVTSDLLEKGYLPNEAAAEARLETVDNLADADGETRRLWTTGSASLAAMTLMHAAWERGVASCPMGGFDAESLHDEFDVPTDYEAVMLVTLGYPEDGAADLERPRKFRRPTDEFLHLDEFDPVARESAPPADD, encoded by the coding sequence ATGAACTTCGACGACGTGATTCGGACCCGGCGATCCGTCCACCAGTATTCCGACGCCGATATCGACGACGACACGCTGTACGACATCTTCGAGGACGTGCGCCACGCCCCCTCTTCGTTTAACCTCCAGCCCTGGGAGTTCCTGGTCGTCCGTGGCGACGACCTGGAACGACTCCAGTCGGTCGCCTACGGGCAGGAACACGTCACCGACGCCGCGGCGGCCGTCGTCGTCCTCGGGACGCTCGACCCGAGCGACCACGCCGAACGCGTCACGAGCGACCTGTTGGAGAAGGGATACCTGCCGAACGAGGCGGCCGCGGAAGCCCGTCTGGAGACCGTCGACAACCTCGCCGACGCCGACGGCGAGACCCGCCGCCTCTGGACGACGGGGAGTGCCAGCCTCGCGGCCATGACGCTCATGCACGCCGCGTGGGAACGCGGCGTCGCCTCCTGTCCGATGGGTGGCTTCGACGCCGAGAGCCTCCACGACGAGTTCGACGTGCCCACCGACTACGAGGCGGTCATGCTCGTCACGCTCGGCTACCCCGAAGACGGGGCGGCGGACCTCGAACGGCCCCGGAAGTTCCGCCGGCCGACCGACGAGTTCCTCCATCTCGACGAGTTCGACCCGGTCGCCCGCGAATCGGCTCCGCCCGCGGACGACTGA